In Biomphalaria glabrata chromosome 11, xgBioGlab47.1, whole genome shotgun sequence, the following proteins share a genomic window:
- the LOC106051841 gene encoding cytochrome c oxidase subunit NDUFA4-like, with the protein MPMAGLSMASLKKHPSLIPLFVCVGGGMLWAAYYTLRLATRNPDVSWKNKSEEMSNTRWPVNQQYKFFSPVVDYKTLKHPEERPEL; encoded by the exons ATGCCTATGGCGGGTCTGTCAATGGCTAGCTTGAAAAAGCACCCATCT ctgattcccctttttgtgtgtgttggtggAGGAATGCTCTGGGCAGCATACTATACTCTTCGCTTGGCCACAAGAAACCCAGATGTTAG CtggaaaaataaaagtgaagAAATGTCCAACACCAGATGGCCAGTCAACCAGCAATACAAA TTCTTCTCTCCTGTAGTTGACTACAAAACATTGAAACACCCAGAGGAGCGACCAGAGTTATAA
- the LOC129921626 gene encoding uncharacterized protein LOC129921626, with protein sequence MELSVRVSKRLQAKKDSLNIQASEPESFLNVLVPEPVSLKNVTQNNVSGLTPSAIRYRRHREKLQADPEKFAAFKEKDRKRSVLYRQNITPEKRERARLLSNLRTQKCRQKKKELGLPLNEKKVKPETRAAVLERREKERLRKAAYRAKLSPHEKAWINRKRKERKQQANSPQANSPLCVNSAEVGESLGTGFQTPVAKRMAVSRALMKLPRSPKKYAAVVEGLSQIRSPRRSKALQDIGFLRLPERRKLIFLNNINESIKTYLHSTSKKRSQMSNARRQVLCNILTKYNKFRGCATHFKHFGFSRSFMSKCKSQNIARKKRSDCITQNALEKIHNFYSREDVSRTDPSQSSVSARTGKPKRFMQKTLKEAYTQLSTHAPTLKVSFSKFAKLKPFMTKATQHNKMQSCLCEFCMKIFLYMEGINKFLIKKGHRELTLKNPASSLDLTLCPRTNANCFHKLQCIERSCSNCGVDLINKYFEPLKNCMDELAEWSIWSKMTDEYVQSDGTLRKVIKWRPVNKEGPFNDLVTSMQKDLEKFSLHLFTANWQQQQFADLKQDLPCDWLLLVSDFGQNFTCHHQDEIQGAHWARTEVTIHPVVSYYRDKDLIVKESMVFLSNDLKHDGHASQHFQMKVIYELANRGHAFTKVISFSDGCAAQYKGKLNFVDLSFSKEDTNVSIERHYFGSRHGKGPCDAEIGVKKNATLAIKRRMAIISDAKGLFLWAKEYMTKAEPTSKRTFFLVEQGEINRDRPDRSNEKIRSLQGSRSVHAVRGITPYNIAYRKRSCFCFPCRNSDGSQCLHDEICGSWNMFKLQKQNVVQSQSNLESSLDVSPICSNSKAQTLSSTNQKYIVNSCVIVKYGEIFYPGVVTEVLDDQRRINFLKRHRNKRDIFVYPEVQDIQLVYADMIVTEVMLIPNGNSLREWRVEGFDF encoded by the exons ATGGAGCTATCTGTTAGAGTTTCAAAGCGTTTACAAGCCAAGAAAGACTCTCTAAATATACAAGCATCAGAGCCTGAGTCATTTCTAAATGTACTAGTACCAGAGCCTGTGTCGCTAAAAAATGTCACTCAAAATAATGTTTCTGGGTTGACACCTAGTGCTATAAGGTATAGAAGACACAGGGAAAAACTACAAGCTGATCCAGAAAAATTTGCTGCTTTCAAGGAAAAGGATAGAAAACGAAGTGTGCTTTACAGACAAAATATTACAccagaaaagagagaaagagctcGACTTTTAAGTAATTTAAGAACACAAAAATgcagacaaaaaaagaaagaactagGTCTCCctcttaatgaaaaaaaagtaaaacctgAAACACGTGCTGCTgttttagagcgaagagaaaaagagaggttGAGAAAAGCTGCATACAGGGCCAAGTTAAGCCCACATGAAAAAGCCTGGATAAACAGAAAacgcaaagaaagaaaacagcaaGCTAATAGTCCACAAGCTAATAGTCCCCTTTGTGTCAACTCTGCAGAGGTTGGCGAATCACTTGGTACTGGATTCCAGACTCCAGTGGCAAAAAGAATGGCTGTTTCAAGGGCTTTGATGAAATTACCTAGATCACCTAAGAAATATGCTGCAGTTGTTGAAGGTCTCTCACAAATACGCTCCCCAAGAAGAAGTAAAGCTCTCCAAGACATAGGCTTTCTGCGTCTACCTGAGAGAAGAAAGCTCATCTTTCTAAACAACATTAATGAAAGCATCAAAACCTATCTACACTCTACCAGCAAAAAAAGGAGTCAGATGTCTAATGCTCGCAGACAAGTACTCTGCAACATCCTTACTAAGTATAACAAATTCAGAGGTTGTGCTActcatttcaaacattttggtTTTTCAAGAAGTTTTATGTCCAAGTGCAAATCACAAAACATAGCAAGAAAAAAACGAAGTGATTGCATTACACAAAATGCCTTGGAAAAAATTCACAACTTTTACAGCAGAGAGGATGTCTCAAGAACTGATCCATCTCAATCATCTGTGAGTGCACGAACTGGAAAACCTAAACGCTTCATGCAGAAAACGCTGAAGGAGGCATATACTCAATTGAGTACTCATGCACCCACATTAAAGGTATCGTTCTCAAAGTTTGCTAAATTGAAACCATTTATGACAAAAGCTACTCAACATAATAAGATGCAGTCTTGCTTATGTGAGTTCTGTATgaagatttttctttatatgGAGGGCATTAATAAGTTTCTAATCAAAAAAGGACACAGAGAGCTGACATTAAAAAATCCAGCTTCATCACTTGACTTAACTCTATGCCCAAGAACTAATGCCAATTGTTTTCATAAGCTGCAGTGCATTGAAAGATCATGTAGCAACTGTGGTGTGGATTTAATTAACAAGTATTTTGagcctttaaaaaattgcatGGATGAATTAGCAGAATGGAGCATCTGGTCAAAGATGACAGATGAGTATGTTCAGAGTGATGGTACACTGCGAAAGGTAATAAAGTGGCGACCAGTAAATAAAGAAGGCCCTTTCAATGACCTAGTAACATCAATGCAGAAAGATTTGGAAAAATTCAGCCTTCATCTTTTTACAGCTAACTGGCAACAGCAGCAGTTTGCAGATTTGAAACAAGATTTACCATGTGACTGGCTTTTGCTAGTTTCTGATTTTGGTCAAAATTTCACATGCCACCACCAGGATGAAATCCAAGGTGCACACTGGGCTCGAACAGAGGTCACTATTCACCCAGTAGTGAGCTACTACAGAGACAAAGATTTGATAGTCAAAGAAAGCATggtttttttatcaaatgaccTAAAACATGATGGCCATGCATCACAACACTTTCAAATGAAAGTGATTTATGAGTTAGCTAATCGTGGTCATGCTTTCACTAAAGTTATCAGTTTTAGTGATGGATGTGCAGCACAGTacaaaggaaaattaaattttgtagaCTTATCTTTCTCAAAGGAAGATACAAATGTGTCCATAGAGAGGCACTATTTCGGTAGTCGCCATGGAAAAGGGCCATGCGATGCTGAAAtaggtgttaaaaaaaatgctacatTGGCCATTAAAAGAAGAATGGCCATTATTTCTGATGCAAAGGGGCTATTCCTTTGGGCAAAAGAATACATGACAAAGGCAGAGCCTACAAGTAAAAGAACATTTTTCCTTGTGGAACAAGGAGAAATCAATCGAGACAGGCCTGACAGGTCCAACGAAAAGATTCGAAGCCTTCAGGGATCGAGGTCAGTCCATGCAGTGAGAGGTATTACACCTTACAATATTGCCTACAGAAAAAGAAGCTGTTTCTGCTTTccttgcagaaattcagatggCAGTCAGTGCCTGCATGATGAAATATGTGGATCTTGGAATATGTTCAAACTTCAGAAACAGAATG tgGTGCAATCTCAATCAAATCTTGAATCCTCTTTGGATGTCAGTCCCATATGCTCAAATTCAAAG gccCAAACATTGTCCTCCACAAATCAAAAGTACATTGTAAATAGCTGTGTGATTGTCAAGTATGGGGAAATATTCTATCcag GAGTTGTGACAGAAGTCCTGGATGATCAGCGcagaataaattttttaaaaaggcacagaaataaaagagatatATTTGTATACCCAGAAGTGCAGGACATACAATTAGTGTATGCAGACATGATTGTTACTGAAGTGATGTTGATACCAAATGGCAATAGTTTGAGAGAGTGGAGAGTGGAAGGTTTTGATTTCTGA